One Aphidius gifuensis isolate YNYX2018 linkage group LG5, ASM1490517v1, whole genome shotgun sequence genomic region harbors:
- the LOC122857426 gene encoding uncharacterized protein LOC122857426: MTSEKMPSDNHDTDIIRAKCSDNSIVSAYTAPKVLLDMDDVIVSGIPDFNRKFKHICCTPYGRMDHGSWGIRATSSLERKAIGPLHHPAVDVTKGVMFCFPDSPQPDRVPPASITFTAPIHKGRIERELISVYLKHGQPDMDTLESILTGNLMAANQQLHRDIGAYIDCRLELIDNMAFYAKGLWQALLIDFCNERNFVPQATAWEANDFRVKYIDLSNIATTADQLGSAIKGHGFVFIENSDYSRGTHDLVLEWICQPNRRIATPKNKNIPHMAYVSWPYIPITVARHGAFEPLGVPTVIDSDTIYSFLRITATNRNEHEALSRAISWVQQNCGVEFIAPATRNGLYRFIWPDNGTGNIGISAPSDYNALLRMLKVTPKYQPAYDEDNTNFIQSLRMTRLNLAALYTGLFNAFVTTVMASVHFDTSACQRWADGETEDRSLIHTLRDMLLRPTTSGEEPAIYYAVAIAFKVYTGCNINSNINASRNWSTNPGSYAHAYDSYRLLNDFIAPVRGNLLALDYWMITRPIEWGIPGDPCEVNFSKNVSNQGPPASWGWHASSGDSTFQDAASGKTPYMIIPYGPLGMNIIAQAFDLANPVFKTERIRWAPNDLIHRWKFDQSLLEGAVYDAKLRCYWPCTIRTFDHDDQIIAAPVYPTPSNVNAISILGNWNGKTLGNVGYWKPILGYTDEDILPILKRRRNNNQLFI, from the coding sequence atgacGAGTGAAAAAATGCCAAGTGATAATCATGACACAGACATTATACGTGCTAAGTGTAGTGATAATTCTATTGTTAGTGCTTACACCGCACCAAAAGTGTTACTTGATATGGATGACGTTATTGTCTCAGGAATACCGGactttaatagaaaatttaaacatatatgTTGCACACCCTATGGTCGAATGGACCATGGTAGTTGGGGAATTCGTGCAACGTCAAGTCTAGAACGAAAGGCTATAGGACCCTTACACCATCCAGCAGTTGATGTAACCAAAGGTGTCATGTTTTGTTTTCCTGATAGCCCTCAACCCGATCGTGTTCCACCGGCATCAATAACATTTACAGCTCCAATTCACAAAGGTCGAATTGAACGTGAACTGATTTCAGTTTATTTGAAACACGGGCAACCAGACATGGATACACTTGAAAGCATCTTAACTGGAAATTTAATGGCTGCAAATCAACAACTTCATCGAGACATTGGTGCTTACATCGATTGCAGACTTGAGCTAATAGATAATATGGCTTTTTATGCAAAAGGTCTTTGGCAAGCATTGCTCATCGATTTTTGTAATGAAAGAAACTTTGTTCCTCAGGCTACGGCTTGGGAAGCAAATGATTTTCGTGTTAAATACATTGATCTGTCAAACATTGCCACAACAGCCGATCAACTTGGTAGTGCAATTAAAGGTCACGGATTTGTCTTTATTGAGAACAGCGATTATTCAAGAGGCACACATGATCTTGTTTTGGAATGGATATGTCAACCAAACAGACGTATTGCCactccaaaaaataaaaacataccACACATGGCATATGTCAGCTGGCCGTACATACCAATTACAGTCGCCAGACATGGTGCATTCGAACCTTTAGGTGTACCAACTGTTATTGACTCAGATACAATTTACAGTTTTCTCAGAATCACTGCTACAAACAGAAATGAACACGAAGCTCTTTCTAGAGCTATCAGCTGGGTCCAACAAAATTGTGGTGTTGAATTTATTGCTCCTGCTACTCGCAATGGGCTTTACAGATTTATCTGGCCAGACAATGGTACAGGAAATATTGGTATTTCAGCTCCAAGCGATTACAATGCGCTCTTGCGTATGTTGAAAGTAACACCAAAATATCAACCAGCATATGACGAGGACAACACCAACTTCATTCAATCATTGAGAATGACGAGACTAAATTTGGCTGCACTCTATACTGGATTGTTCAACGCATTTGTCACTACAGTCATGGCTAGTGTTCATTTTGATACCTCAGCATGTCAACGATGGGCAGACGGCGAAACGGAAGATCGAAGTCTCATCCATACTTTACGTGACATGCTCTTACGTCCAACAACGTCAGGGGAAGAGCCTGCCATTTACTATGCAGTAGCAATAGCTTTTAAAGTGTACACAGGGTGCAACATTAATAGCAACATTAATGCTAGCAGAAACTGGTCAACAAATCCAGGATCTTATGCTCATGCATATGATAGTTATCGTCTATTGAATGATTTTATCGCTCCTGTACGTGGTAATTTACTTGCTCTTGATTACTGGATGATAACAAGACCAATTGAATGGGGAATACCTGGTGATCCTTGTGAAGTCAACTTCTCAAAAAATGTCAGCAATCAAGGACCTCCTGCTTCGTGGGGGTGGCACGCTTCATCTGGAGATAGCACTTTTCAAGATGCTGCTTCAGGAAAGACTCCATACATGATCATACCTTACGGCCCACTTGGCATGAACATCATTGCACAAGCATTCGATTTGGCAAATCCTGTCTTCAAAACTGAACGAATTCGATGGGCTCCGAATGATTTAATTCACCGATGGAAGTTTGATCAGTCACTGCTTGAAGGTGCAGTTTATGACGCGAAACTGCGGTGCTACTGGCCATGTACAATTCGCACATTTGACCATGATGATCAAATAATTGCAGCTCCAGTGTATCCCACTCCGAGTAACGTCAATGCTATTAGCATACTAGGAAACTGGAATGGAAAAACACTCGGAAATGTTGGTTATTGGAAACCAATTTTAGGTTACACTGATGAAGACATACTCCCAATTTTGAAACGACGTcgcaataataatcaattatttatataa